One window from the genome of Gemmatimonadales bacterium encodes:
- a CDS encoding molybdenum cofactor guanylyltransferase produces MIAGGGATRYGGAAKGLLEVGGRRILDRVVEGLERATGRLPILVANAPDAARWRPDLTVVADVLPGNGSLGGILTAVETGGSALCVAWDMPFVRSELLAALGDLLAGADAALPESGSRRGLEPLCAAYGPACGPAIRAAIGRGDARAIGFHGEVRVARLPQAAVLQYGDPAVLFFNVNTPDDLARAEHLCRTHDSYR; encoded by the coding sequence GTGATCGCAGGGGGCGGGGCGACTCGCTACGGCGGTGCCGCGAAGGGGCTGCTGGAAGTCGGCGGGCGCCGGATTCTCGACCGCGTGGTGGAGGGCCTCGAGCGCGCCACCGGGCGACTCCCCATCCTCGTCGCCAACGCGCCCGACGCCGCCCGGTGGCGCCCCGATCTCACGGTGGTCGCGGACGTGCTCCCGGGGAACGGCTCGCTGGGCGGGATCCTCACCGCCGTCGAGACCGGGGGCAGCGCGCTGTGCGTGGCGTGGGACATGCCGTTCGTCCGCTCCGAGCTCCTGGCGGCGCTGGGCGATCTGCTGGCCGGCGCCGACGCCGCGCTGCCCGAGAGCGGCTCGCGCCGCGGGCTCGAGCCGCTGTGCGCCGCCTACGGCCCCGCCTGCGGTCCGGCGATCCGGGCCGCCATCGGCCGCGGCGACGCCCGGGCGATCGGGTTCCACGGCGAGGTGCGCGTGGCGCGGCTGCCGCAGGCGGCCGTGTTGCAGTACGGCGACCCGGCGGTTCTATTCTTCAACGTCAACACACCCGACGATTTGGCGCGAGCGGAACACCTATGCCGGACCCACGACTCGTATCGGTGA
- a CDS encoding 6-carboxytetrahydropterin synthase, with product MATAYLTRTVQFSAAHRYFRPEWSEARNAEVFGKCAAPHGHGHTYRCMVTVRGTVDGSTGMAVDLAALDRILAEEVVGRFDHRHLNLDLPEYAFGRTVPTGEELCQDVWRRVAARLPSGCSLASVRVEEEPALYAEYRGEA from the coding sequence ATGGCCACGGCGTATCTGACCCGGACGGTCCAGTTCAGCGCCGCCCACCGCTACTTCCGGCCCGAGTGGAGCGAGGCCCGGAACGCCGAGGTGTTCGGCAAGTGCGCCGCTCCGCACGGCCACGGGCACACCTACCGCTGCATGGTGACGGTGCGGGGGACCGTGGACGGGAGCACCGGGATGGCCGTCGACCTCGCAGCGCTCGACCGGATCCTCGCCGAGGAGGTGGTGGGGCGCTTCGACCATCGGCACCTCAACCTCGACCTGCCCGAGTACGCGTTCGGCCGGACCGTGCCGACCGGCGAGGAGCTGTGCCAGGACGTGTGGCGCCGAGTGGCGGCGCGCCTGCCGTCGGGCTGCAGCCTCGCCTCGGTGCGCGTCGAAGAAGAGCCGGCGCTGTACGCGGAGTATCGCGGCGAGGCGTAG
- a CDS encoding formate dehydrogenase accessory sulfurtransferase FdhD, which produces MSRKIAEGRLAAVEETPVWLEVNHRPAVTWMCTPDQLEELAVGWLHGEGYIGALADLLSLTPCATDLGFWAELAPARVEAIEKDPRRRVLASGCGAVSVALADPASLPATASRGEAPPAETLRARFKELYQRGTRYAETGGIHAAALTDGHALLQHAEDIGRHNAVDKVIGGILMAGRSPEGLGLLVTGRISAELAFKAARAGIVYVATPSVPSTLAQAIAKRAGLTLVGRAVSGSPQLHRPDA; this is translated from the coding sequence GTGAGCCGCAAGATCGCCGAGGGCCGGCTCGCCGCGGTCGAGGAGACTCCCGTCTGGCTGGAGGTGAACCACCGGCCGGCGGTGACGTGGATGTGCACTCCAGACCAGCTCGAGGAGCTGGCGGTGGGGTGGCTGCACGGCGAGGGCTACATCGGAGCGCTGGCCGACCTGCTCTCGCTCACGCCGTGCGCCACCGACCTGGGATTCTGGGCGGAGCTGGCGCCCGCGCGGGTGGAGGCCATCGAGAAGGACCCGCGCCGCCGGGTGCTGGCGTCGGGGTGCGGCGCCGTGAGCGTCGCGCTCGCCGACCCGGCCTCCCTGCCGGCGACCGCATCACGCGGCGAGGCGCCGCCCGCGGAGACGTTGCGCGCGCGGTTCAAGGAGCTGTACCAGCGGGGCACGCGGTACGCCGAGACCGGGGGCATCCACGCGGCCGCGCTGACCGACGGCCACGCGCTGCTCCAGCACGCCGAGGACATCGGGCGGCACAACGCGGTGGACAAGGTGATCGGAGGGATTCTGATGGCGGGTCGCTCTCCGGAAGGGCTCGGGCTCCTCGTGACCGGGCGCATCTCGGCCGAGCTGGCGTTCAAGGCGGCACGCGCGGGCATCGTGTACGTCGCGACGCCCTCCGTGCCGTCCACGCTGGCGCAGGCGATCGCGAAGCGCGCCGGCCTCACCCTGGTGGGCCGGGCGGTGTCGGGCTCGCCGCAGCTGCACCGTCCCGATGCGTGA
- the dacB gene encoding D-alanyl-D-alanine carboxypeptidase/D-alanyl-D-alanine-endopeptidase, whose protein sequence is MSVRRAVRHAAFALPGIGGPLAALLLAGCAVRSAPPPLAPQVAALAAEVDGVLADPAFARASWGVAIQSLDNGQVLYRRDAERLFLPASNLKLLTAAAALVRLGADFQYRTPVIARGTRRADTLVGDLVVVGRGDPALAVDATSGADPLTPLRPWADSLRQRGIRVVQGRLLGDASLFTDPPLGPGWAWDDLDADYAAPVSALQLNESVAWIQATPGAAAGQPVAAALLPPSAPLRLFDAATTAPADSGVLALTWSRAPFGDSVALAGRISAGRPPVRLLVSVPDPARYFLAGLRAVLADAGISVLDQPTPADTVADTLFTWQSPRLDSVLVLLLKPSQNQIGETLLRTLGAQVKGVGSMDSGRAVVREVLAGFGVPPDAYVLADGSGLSRYNYVTPDAVARVLEAMYRRSEFAPFFAALPVAGVDGTLAQRLKGTRAAGNAHAKTGSLSNVRSLSGYVRTADGEMLAFVLLANGFTVPQRVVDAAADRIVERLANFSRSEDVGGR, encoded by the coding sequence GTGAGCGTTCGTCGCGCCGTCCGCCACGCCGCCTTCGCCCTCCCGGGAATCGGCGGCCCGCTCGCCGCGCTGCTCCTGGCGGGATGCGCGGTCCGCAGCGCTCCGCCTCCACTCGCCCCGCAGGTGGCCGCCCTCGCCGCCGAAGTGGACGGCGTGCTCGCCGACCCCGCCTTCGCCCGCGCCTCGTGGGGCGTGGCGATCCAGTCGCTGGACAACGGCCAGGTGCTCTACCGCCGCGACGCCGAGCGGCTGTTTCTCCCCGCCTCCAACCTCAAGCTCCTGACCGCCGCCGCCGCGCTGGTGCGCCTCGGCGCCGACTTCCAGTACCGGACGCCGGTGATCGCGCGCGGCACGCGGCGCGCCGACACCCTCGTCGGCGACCTCGTGGTGGTCGGCCGTGGTGATCCGGCGCTCGCCGTGGACGCCACGAGCGGCGCCGATCCGCTGACGCCGCTGCGGCCGTGGGCGGACTCGTTGCGCCAGCGGGGCATCCGGGTCGTCCAGGGCCGGCTGCTCGGCGACGCGTCGCTGTTCACCGATCCGCCGCTGGGTCCGGGCTGGGCGTGGGACGATCTCGACGCCGACTACGCGGCGCCGGTGAGCGCGCTGCAGTTGAACGAGAGCGTGGCGTGGATCCAGGCGACCCCGGGCGCCGCGGCCGGCCAGCCGGTCGCGGCCGCACTGCTGCCGCCCTCGGCGCCGCTGCGCCTGTTCGACGCGGCCACCACCGCACCGGCCGACTCCGGCGTGCTCGCGCTGACCTGGAGCCGCGCGCCGTTCGGCGACTCGGTCGCACTCGCGGGACGGATCTCGGCCGGGCGCCCGCCGGTGCGCCTGCTGGTCTCGGTGCCCGACCCCGCGCGCTACTTCCTCGCGGGGCTGCGCGCCGTGCTCGCCGACGCGGGCATCTCGGTGCTCGACCAGCCGACCCCCGCCGACACGGTGGCCGACACCCTGTTCACCTGGCAGTCGCCGCGGCTCGACAGCGTGCTGGTCCTGCTCCTCAAGCCGAGCCAGAACCAGATCGGCGAGACGCTGCTGCGGACGCTCGGCGCCCAGGTGAAGGGCGTGGGCTCGATGGACAGCGGGCGGGCGGTGGTCCGCGAGGTGCTGGCGGGCTTCGGCGTCCCGCCGGACGCGTACGTGCTGGCCGACGGCTCCGGGCTTTCGCGCTACAACTACGTGACGCCCGACGCGGTCGCGCGGGTGCTGGAGGCGATGTACCGGCGCTCCGAGTTCGCGCCGTTCTTCGCAGCCCTGCCCGTCGCGGGCGTGGATGGCACCCTCGCGCAGCGACTCAAGGGTACCCGCGCCGCCGGCAACGCGCACGCGAAGACGGGCTCGCTGTCCAACGTGCGGTCGCTGTCCGGGTACGTTCGCACGGCCGACGGGGAGATGCTGGCGTTCGTGCTGCTCGCGAACGGCTTCACGGTCCCGCAGCGGGTGGTCGACGCCGCGGCCGACCGGATCGTCGAGCGGCTCGCGAACTTCAGCCGCAGCGAGGACGTGGGCGGCCGGTGA
- the mobB gene encoding molybdopterin-guanine dinucleotide biosynthesis protein B, which translates to MPDPRLVSVIGKKNSGKTTLVVALVRELVRRGHRVMTIKHGAHPFDLDEKGRDTWRHVHEGGAERVVMETPGSRFLIARADEEAGPRELTARYLADAHFVVVEGFKKSDLPKIEVYRRAVHAQPLYDAAAPDASQYIAIITDASDYRASVPVLRFSDTNWLYRLVDLVSQGAR; encoded by the coding sequence ATGCCGGACCCACGACTCGTATCGGTGATCGGCAAGAAGAACTCCGGCAAGACGACCCTCGTGGTGGCCCTGGTCCGCGAGCTGGTGCGCCGGGGGCACCGGGTGATGACGATCAAGCACGGCGCGCACCCCTTCGACCTGGACGAGAAGGGCCGCGACACCTGGCGCCACGTCCACGAGGGGGGCGCCGAGCGGGTGGTGATGGAGACGCCGGGCTCGCGGTTCCTGATCGCGCGCGCGGACGAGGAGGCCGGGCCGCGCGAGCTGACCGCGCGGTACCTGGCGGACGCGCACTTCGTGGTCGTGGAGGGATTCAAGAAGTCCGATCTCCCCAAGATCGAGGTGTACCGGCGGGCGGTGCACGCGCAGCCGCTGTACGATGCCGCCGCGCCCGACGCCTCGCAGTACATCGCCATCATCACCGATGCGAGCGACTACCGGGCCAGCGTCCCGGTGCTGCGATTCAGCGACACCAACTGGCTCTACCGCCTCGTCGACCTCGTCTCCCAGGGCGCGCGCTGA
- the glp gene encoding gephyrin-like molybdotransferase Glp, with protein sequence MNGVRDAIDLVVAGVAVLPAEAVPLRDALGRVLAESVDSPITVPAHTNSAMDGFAVRADDVRGAARGTPRRLTVVEEVRAGALPTRRIGPGEATRVFTGAPLPEGADGVIRQEDTTLAGPVVEVLDDRDAGRNVRFAGEDLRRGARVLEAGTPLGPAHLGVLASMARAIVRVRRRARVGILASGDEIADLDETEAILAGRKTASSNSYTLDALVRLAGAVPVPLGIAADTPASVREKLEQGFATCDLVVSTAGLSVGAYDYLRAVLEELGCRMLVSKVRMRPGSPTAFGTVRGVPWLGLPGNPVSTMVCFELFVRPAVLKMQGHTLLHRRVVRATLDEPVTTPGRLTHFLRAVARESAEGWRARLTGPQGSGILTSMTRANALLIVPEGVDELPAGATVEAMLLEHESMVAEPPVRGEK encoded by the coding sequence GTGAACGGCGTCCGGGACGCGATCGATCTGGTCGTCGCCGGCGTCGCCGTCCTGCCCGCCGAGGCGGTCCCGCTCCGCGACGCGCTCGGCCGGGTGCTCGCCGAGAGCGTGGACTCGCCGATCACGGTCCCGGCGCACACCAACTCCGCGATGGACGGCTTCGCCGTGCGCGCCGACGACGTGCGGGGCGCGGCGCGGGGGACGCCGAGGCGGCTTACGGTCGTCGAGGAGGTGCGCGCGGGCGCACTGCCCACCCGGCGCATCGGACCGGGCGAGGCGACCCGCGTGTTCACGGGCGCCCCCCTGCCCGAGGGAGCCGACGGCGTCATTCGGCAGGAGGACACGACGCTCGCCGGACCCGTCGTGGAGGTGCTGGACGACCGCGACGCGGGCCGCAACGTGCGGTTCGCCGGCGAAGACCTGCGGCGCGGCGCGCGGGTGCTGGAGGCGGGCACCCCGCTCGGCCCGGCCCACCTCGGCGTCCTCGCGTCGATGGCCCGCGCGATCGTGCGGGTGCGGCGCCGGGCACGGGTCGGCATCCTGGCCTCCGGCGACGAGATCGCCGACCTCGACGAGACCGAGGCCATTCTCGCGGGCCGCAAGACCGCGTCGTCCAACTCCTACACGCTCGACGCGCTGGTCCGGCTCGCCGGCGCCGTTCCCGTCCCGCTCGGCATCGCGGCCGACACGCCCGCGAGCGTGCGCGAGAAGCTGGAGCAGGGCTTCGCGACCTGCGACCTCGTGGTATCCACCGCAGGCCTGAGCGTGGGCGCGTACGACTACCTGCGCGCGGTGCTCGAGGAGCTCGGCTGCCGGATGCTCGTCTCCAAGGTGCGGATGCGGCCCGGGTCCCCGACCGCGTTCGGCACCGTGCGGGGCGTGCCGTGGCTCGGGCTGCCCGGCAACCCCGTCTCCACGATGGTGTGCTTCGAGCTGTTCGTGCGCCCGGCCGTCCTGAAGATGCAGGGCCACACTCTCCTGCACCGGCGGGTCGTGCGCGCGACCCTGGACGAGCCCGTCACGACCCCCGGCCGACTGACCCACTTCCTCCGGGCGGTGGCCCGGGAGTCCGCGGAGGGATGGCGGGCCCGGCTCACCGGTCCGCAGGGCTCGGGCATCCTCACCTCGATGACCAGGGCGAACGCGCTGCTCATCGTACCGGAGGGGGTGGACGAACTGCCCGCCGGTGCGACCGTCGAGGCGATGCTGCTGGAGCACGAGAGCATGGTCGCGGAACCACCAGTAAGAGGTGAGAAGTGA
- the gpmI gene encoding 2,3-bisphosphoglycerate-independent phosphoglycerate mutase: MSNGRTARRGAVALVVLDGWGFRRGTDGNAIELARSPTWHKLWETLPRTLLDASGRPVGLPEGQMGNSEVGHLNLGAGRVVHQDIVRISDTIESGAFFEIPALTRLVADVQARGGTLHLFGLIGPGGVHALDRHLLACVELAARAKLPRVAIQALLDGRDTLPASAEGFMRELVAAVGRRAVVATATGRYYGMDRDKRWDRTKLAYDAMMHGVGTPVTDPVAGIAAAYARGETDEFIKPLVVVDGAGQPVAPIRPGDGILCFNFRADRMRQMVRAWTEPDFAGFDRGGAPTMDVVTMTSYDATFTVPVAFGPEVLNEILADVVSRHGLGMLRTAETEKYAHVTYFFNGGVEQPYPGEERLLVDSQKVATYDLKPEMSAAGITDILCGAIERRSHDFILANYANGDMVGHTGKLPAVVRAVETVDSCLARVIASAEKGGASLIVTADHGNCEMMIDPGTGGPHTAHTTNPVPLLLMDGGFRGALRPGGALRDVGPTILALLGLEQPGAMTGRDLRAA; encoded by the coding sequence ATGTCAAACGGCCGGACGGCGCGACGCGGGGCGGTGGCCCTGGTGGTCCTGGACGGGTGGGGATTCCGCCGCGGGACCGACGGGAACGCCATCGAGCTGGCCCGCTCGCCGACGTGGCACAAGCTGTGGGAGACCCTGCCGCGCACCCTGCTCGACGCCTCGGGCCGGCCCGTGGGGCTGCCCGAGGGTCAGATGGGTAACTCCGAAGTCGGCCATCTCAACCTCGGGGCCGGCCGGGTCGTGCACCAGGACATCGTCCGCATCTCCGACACGATCGAATCGGGCGCGTTCTTCGAGATCCCGGCGCTGACTCGCCTGGTGGCGGACGTGCAGGCGCGCGGGGGCACGCTGCACCTGTTCGGCCTGATCGGCCCGGGCGGCGTGCACGCGCTGGACCGGCACCTCCTGGCCTGCGTCGAGCTGGCCGCGCGGGCGAAGCTGCCGCGCGTCGCCATCCAGGCGCTCCTGGACGGCCGCGACACCCTTCCCGCGTCGGCGGAAGGGTTCATGCGCGAGCTGGTCGCCGCCGTGGGCCGCCGCGCCGTGGTGGCCACCGCCACGGGCCGGTACTACGGCATGGACCGCGACAAGCGCTGGGACCGCACCAAGCTCGCGTACGACGCGATGATGCACGGCGTCGGGACGCCGGTCACGGATCCGGTGGCCGGCATCGCCGCGGCGTACGCCCGTGGCGAGACCGACGAGTTCATCAAGCCGCTGGTGGTGGTGGATGGCGCCGGTCAGCCGGTGGCGCCCATCCGGCCGGGCGACGGCATCCTGTGCTTCAATTTCCGCGCGGACCGGATGCGCCAGATGGTGCGCGCCTGGACCGAGCCGGACTTCGCCGGCTTCGATCGAGGCGGGGCGCCGACGATGGACGTGGTGACCATGACCTCGTACGACGCCACGTTCACGGTCCCGGTGGCGTTCGGGCCGGAGGTGCTGAACGAGATCCTGGCCGACGTGGTGAGCCGCCATGGGCTGGGCATGCTGCGCACCGCGGAAACCGAGAAGTACGCTCACGTGACCTACTTCTTCAACGGCGGGGTCGAGCAGCCGTACCCCGGCGAGGAGCGGCTCCTGGTGGACAGCCAGAAGGTCGCCACCTACGACCTCAAGCCGGAGATGAGCGCGGCGGGCATCACCGACATCCTGTGCGGAGCCATCGAGCGGCGCTCGCACGACTTCATCCTGGCCAACTACGCGAACGGGGACATGGTCGGCCACACCGGCAAGCTGCCGGCGGTCGTGCGCGCCGTGGAGACCGTGGACTCGTGCCTCGCGCGCGTGATCGCGTCCGCCGAGAAGGGTGGGGCCTCGCTCATCGTGACCGCCGACCACGGCAACTGCGAGATGATGATCGATCCGGGAACCGGTGGCCCCCACACCGCGCACACCACGAACCCGGTTCCGCTGCTGCTGATGGACGGGGGATTCCGCGGCGCGCTGCGCCCCGGCGGCGCGCTGCGCGACGTCGGGCCCACCATCCTCGCGCTGCTCGGGCTCGAGCAACCGGGCGCGATGACCGGCCGGGACCTGAGAGCCGCGTGA